Within the Candidatus Palauibacter australiensis genome, the region AGGAATTCGCGGAACAGGTACAGGTCGAGATGCGTCGGGTCACGTGGCCCGACAAGGATCAGTTGCGCGGTGCAACGATCGGCATCCTGATCTTCGTGTTCATCATGGCCATCGTCATCGGGGTAATGGACTCGGTCTTCGCGGCGTCCGTGCGATTCATCGTCAGGTCGTTCGGTGGTTGAGTCCACGGGTGCGGGGGCCGCGCAGACCGGCCTTCCCGGGGACGCGCCGCGCTGGTACGCGCTGCAGACGTACTCGGGCCACGAGAAGAAGGTCAAAACC harbors:
- the secE gene encoding preprotein translocase subunit SecE, with the protein product MAGIVRRTQEFAEQVQVEMRRVTWPDKDQLRGATIGILIFVFIMAIVIGVMDSVFAASVRFIVRSFGG